In a genomic window of Vairimorpha necatrix chromosome 12, complete sequence:
- a CDS encoding putative SP-containing protein encodes MFLLYGIVGQIFYYLSYMSSTSNGNNNLVVSNVNITTKENNIIGNGVITVRPKGIARNMNPNEDKEQEIFLYNSECTIYITEEENKQQSRLYYSECIINIKNDYKMEQQNDKNNINKI; translated from the coding sequence atGTTTTTGCTGTACGGAATCGTCggtcaaatattttattatttatccTATATGTCTTCTACATCTAATGGCAACAATAATTTAGTAGTATCGAATGTAAATATAACtacaaaagaaaataatattataggAAATGGTGTTATAACTGTAAGGCCAAAGGGAATTGCAAGAAACATGAACCCAAATGAGGATAAAGAACAAGAGATATTTCTGTATAATTCTGAATGCACAATATATATAACAGAAGAGGAAAACAAACAACAATCCCGTCTATATTATTCGGaatgtataataaatattaaaaatgattataaaatgGAACAACAAAAcgataaaaacaatataaacaagatttaa
- a CDS encoding putative SP-containing protein yields MKFNLIIVSSIALNSYVKATTTGSPPESIKTIVDEKVIKKATEKPVELPTEIPEKNNKEKPVELPIEKLVKLPTEIPVEINKEKPVELTIEKPVDLPAENPVEETVELPEERPVEITKEKPAEITKEKTVEETVELPEEKTVKKNVELPAEKTVALPSEKTVEITKEKTVELPSEKPVEITKEKPVEIIKEKTVELSSEKPVEIIKEKPVEITKEKPVEKTIELPEEKPADLPTEKTVEITKEKTEEISSEKPVELPVEITVESNKEKPVENQSKKPVELLSEKPAELPSKKPVELPSKKPVEITKEKPVEIIKEKTVDLSSEKPVEIIKERPAEITKEKPVEITKEKPVEITKEKPVEITKEKPVEETVELPEEKPVEKNVELPEEKPVEKNVELPTEKTVENTKEKTEEISSEKPARLPAEITVESNKEKPVELPTEIPVEKTVELLTENPVELPTEKTVEITKEKTEEISSEKPARLPTEITVESNKEKPVELPTEIPVEKTVELPTEIPVELPTEKTVEITKEKTEEISSEKPARLPAEITVESNKEKPVELPTEIPVEKTVELLTEIPVELPTEKTVEITKEKTEEISSEKPARLPAEITVESNKEKPVELPTEIPVEKTVELPTENPVELPTEKTVEITKEKTEEISSEKPARLPAEITVESNKEKPVELPTEIPVEKTVELPTENPVELPTKKPVENTKEKPVDLSTEVSREKNLVQPKTESLNTQKIIVINESKETSKGQASNTSVHPTIKIFTLPAQIEVRMIPKKKQSIRDWLSSVMNN; encoded by the coding sequence ATGAAATTTAATCTAATTATAGTTTCTAGCATAGCACTAAACTCATATGTAAAAGCTACAACTACTGGGAGCCCGCCTGAATCCATAAAAACTATTGTGGATGAAAaggttataaaaaaagcaaCTGAAAAGCCTGTAGAGTTACCGACAGAAATCCccgaaaaaaataataaagaaaagccTGTAGAGTTACCAATAGAAAAGCTTGTAAAGTTACCGACAGAAATACCcgtagaaataaataaagaaaagccTGTAGAGTTAACAATAGAAAAGCCTGTAGATTTACCAGCAGAAAACCCTGTAGAAGAGACTGTAGAGTTACCAGAAGAAAGACCTGTAGAAATTACTAAAGAAAAGCCGGCAGAAATTACTAAAGAAAAAACTGTAGAAGAGACTGTAGAGTTACCAGAAGAAAAGactgtaaaaaaaaatgtagaGTTACCAGCAGAAAAGACTGTAGCGTTACCCTCAGAAAAGACTGTAGAAATTACTAAAGAAAAGACTGTAGAGTTACCATCAGAAAAGCCTGTAGAAATTACTAAAGAAAAGCCTgtagaaattattaaagaaaagacTGTAGAGTTGTCATCAGAAAAGCCTgtagaaattattaaagaaaagccGGTGGAAATTACTAAAGAAAAACCTGTAGAAAAGACTATAGAGTTACCAGAGGAAAAGCCTGCAGATTTACCAACAGAAAAGACTGTAGAAATTACTAAAGAAAAGACTGAAGAGATATCATCAGAAAAGCCTGTAGAGTTACCAGTAGAAATTACCGTAGAAagtaataaagaaaagccTGTAGAAAACCAATCAAAAAAGCCTGTTGAGTTACTATCAGAAAAGCCGGCAGAGTTACCATCAAAAAAGCCTGTAGAGTTACCATCAAAAAAGCCTGTAGAAATTACTAAAGAAAAGCCTgtagaaattattaaagaaaagacTGTAGATTTGTCATCAGAAAAGCCTgtagaaattattaaagaaagGCCAGCGGAAATTACTAAAGAAAAGCCTGTAGAAATTACTAAAGAAAAACCTGTAGAAATTACTAAAGAAAAACCTGTAGAAATTACTAAAGAAAAACCTGTAGAAGAGACTGTAGAGTTACCAGAAGAAAAGCCtgtagaaaaaaatgtagaGTTACCAGAAGAAAAGCCtgtagaaaaaaatgtagaGTTACCAACAGAAAAGACTGTAGAAAATACTAAAGAAAAGACTGAAGAGATATCATCAGAAAAGCCTGCAAGGTTACCAGCAGAAATTACCGTAGAAAGTAACAAAGAAAAGCCCGTAGAACTACCAACAGAAATCCCTGTAGAAAAGACTGTAGAGTTACTAACAGAAAACCCCGTAGAGTTACCAACAGAAAAGACTGTAGAAATTACTAAAGAAAAGACTGAAGAGATATCATCAGAAAAGCCTGCAAGGTTACCAACAGAAATTACCGTAGAAagtaataaagaaaagccTGTAGAACTACCAACAGAAATCCCTGTAGAAAAGACTGTAGAGTTACCAACAGAAATCCCCGTAGAGTTACCAACAGAAAAGACTGTAGAAATTACTAAAGAAAAGACTGAAGAGATATCATCAGAAAAGCCTGCAAGGTTACCAGCAGAAATTACCGTAGAAagtaataaagaaaagccTGTAGAACTACCAACAGAAATCCCTGTAGAAAAGACTGTAGAGTTACTAACAGAAATCCCCGTAGAGTTACCAACAGAAAAGACTGTAGAAATTACTAAAGAAAAGACTGAAGAGATATCATCAGAAAAGCCTGCAAGGTTACCAGCAGAAATTACCGTAGAAagtaataaagaaaagccTGTAGAACTACCAACAGAAATCCCTGTAGAAAAGACTGTAGAGTTACCAACAGAAAACCCCGTAGAGTTACCAACAGAAAAGACAGTAGAAATTACTAAAGAAAAGACTGAAGAGATATCATCAGAAAAGCCTGCAAGGTTACCAGCAGAAATTACCGTAGAAagtaataaagaaaagccTGTAGAACTACCAACAGAAATCCCTGTAGAAAAGACTGTAGAGTTACCAACAGAAAACCCCGTAGAGTTACCAACAAAAAAACCTGTAGAAAATACAAAGGAAAAACCTGTAGATTTATCAACAGAAGTATCaagagaaaaaaatttagtacAACCAAAGACAGAGTCTCTTAATACCCAAAAGATTATTGTAATTAATGAATCAAAAGAAACATCTAAGGGCCAAGCTTCGAACACCTCAGTGCATCcaactataaaaatttttactttaccTGCTCAAATTGAAGTTCGAATGATACCTAAAAAGAAGCAATCTATTCGTGACTGGTTATCAAGTGTTATGAACaattaa
- a CDS encoding putative SP-containing protein yields MKLSFGALLSIILQVFAISSASKSDNTIETTNENTKESQPSVVITMKSGNRKNCCFYSENDTPFNKSV; encoded by the coding sequence ATGAAACTTTCATTTGGTGCTTTGTTAAGTATTATTCTTCAAGTATTTGCTATTTCTTCGGCATCAAAGAGCGACAATACTATTGAAACTACGAATGAAAATACAAAAGAATCGCAACCTTCTGTAGTTATCACGATGAAATCCGGAAACAGAAAGAACTGCTGTTTTTATTCAGAAAATGACACtccttttaataaatctgtatag